A window of Cohnella herbarum contains these coding sequences:
- a CDS encoding sensor histidine kinase, translating to MTRTLYFRVALTFLAAVIAGMTIAVLLGLLFFEKELDETGHRDLLAAGREIVQVYRQTNPTDMAPFMTSMAKLSSYDLDLYATNGSHQYFPYESGQLHQTNIRTEAVQFVRKGNVYLSNAQDNETLVGLPFLIGDEHLALFVSPSSKNESAIFRLLGAILFIALAIGGLFVLLGAKYIVKPIKALTLATNKIANGDYDLALATDRKDELGTLARSFTEMTVGLRQLENMRKEFVSNVSHEIQSPLTSISGFAKALKDKRLVPEDEREQALEIIIAESGRLSKLGDHLLKLASLESERHPLELEQYRLDEQLRQSVVTSEPQLLAKNIRIELELPRGSYSILADRELLSQVWLNLLGNAVKFTPKGGRIWIRLQIDPGSAGYFVTIRDSGIGIASEHLGRIFERFYKGDTSRSEGGNGLGLAIVHKIVSLHGGKVEMDSIVKQGTTVTVHLHRTVPNEKKR from the coding sequence ATGACCCGCACGTTGTACTTCCGTGTCGCGCTAACGTTTCTTGCCGCGGTGATCGCGGGAATGACTATCGCGGTGTTGCTCGGTTTGTTGTTTTTCGAGAAGGAGCTCGACGAGACGGGTCACCGGGATTTGCTAGCAGCAGGCAGAGAAATCGTACAAGTTTATAGGCAGACGAATCCAACCGATATGGCCCCATTCATGACAAGTATGGCTAAGTTAAGCTCTTATGATCTAGATCTGTATGCGACGAATGGCTCTCATCAATATTTTCCTTATGAATCCGGTCAGCTTCATCAAACCAATATCCGCACGGAAGCCGTACAATTCGTTCGGAAAGGCAACGTATACCTTTCGAACGCGCAAGATAACGAGACGTTAGTCGGTCTGCCGTTTCTCATTGGCGACGAACATCTCGCATTATTCGTGTCCCCTTCCTCCAAGAACGAATCGGCTATCTTCAGGCTGCTAGGCGCCATTTTGTTTATCGCGCTTGCGATCGGCGGTCTCTTCGTTCTCTTGGGCGCGAAATATATCGTTAAGCCGATTAAAGCGTTGACGTTAGCGACGAATAAGATCGCGAACGGAGATTACGACCTCGCGCTCGCCACGGATCGTAAGGACGAGCTCGGTACGCTCGCCCGAAGCTTTACCGAAATGACGGTTGGTCTTCGGCAACTGGAGAACATGCGCAAAGAATTCGTTTCTAACGTCTCCCATGAAATTCAATCGCCGCTGACGTCTATCTCGGGTTTTGCCAAGGCACTGAAGGACAAACGCCTTGTTCCTGAAGATGAACGCGAACAAGCGTTGGAAATTATCATCGCGGAAAGCGGGCGTCTATCCAAATTGGGCGACCATCTGCTGAAACTCGCCTCGCTCGAGTCCGAGCGTCATCCTCTGGAGCTAGAACAATATCGGCTCGATGAGCAGCTCCGACAATCGGTTGTCACGAGCGAGCCTCAGTTGTTGGCCAAGAACATTCGTATTGAATTGGAACTTCCGCGAGGTTCTTATTCGATCCTGGCCGACCGGGAGCTGCTGAGCCAAGTGTGGCTTAACCTTCTCGGCAACGCCGTTAAATTCACGCCGAAAGGCGGCCGCATTTGGATTCGGCTTCAAATCGATCCAGGTTCGGCTGGTTATTTCGTCACGATTAGAGATTCCGGCATCGGTATCGCTTCCGAGCATCTCGGGCGAATTTTCGAGCGTTTCTATAAGGGCGATACTTCCAGAAGCGAAGGCGGAAATGGTCTAGGGCTGGCAATCGTTCATAAAATCGTCTCCCTCCACGGAGGAAAAGTCGAAATGGATAGTATCGTTAAGCAAGGAACGACGGTAACCGTACATCTCCATCGGACAGTTCCTAACGAAAAGAAACGCTAA